acaaaaactttttttttcaaactgtcgtgtctaaaatattatataatcgaatcatatataatcgagtttgtatacaatcgagtccgacctgtatgagaaacatttcaacaattttcaaaaattcaaatttacaaaggaaataacttttttgtctatTATTCTCCATTTTGGCACACTGCAATAAACGCTGcaatatttgatatttgtaaaaaaatcaaaaacaacattaagtgttattttcgaaataaaactGAAATTAAACATTTTCTAACAGTGCACACTTTCTCCATATAGCCCCAATAATAACTTAAAACATTGCTGAAGACTCCAAATCAATTGGACCAACCGTTTCTGAGTCTTATTGTTTTTGGAAATTTACAAGCAATCTACATAGGTTCTTTCTCTAAAGTAAGGCCAGAGTCAAACTGCCAAACCATTGATGCAAATAGTCCTATTTGGTCAAAAAGATTGCGTCTGCAAAATTCAAgccaaaaaaatatgaaaatttaaatttataaaaacaatCTTCATTCGCGTTGGGAACAAAATATGGGAATATCGGACAGTTGCTCTGGGATCATCAGGAAAGTAAAACCTACCAATGAAGAACACAATCTTTTGGTGCTTGTTCTCGTACACGCTGTCGATTCGTTCGAAGTCTTTCGGCAGTCCGAAGAACATACGTTCGATTTCGGTCGGTGGTCGGTGTTGAACATCGTTTTCGAAGATTCGCCACAGATAGCGGTCCTTGAAGATGAACAGCTCGTTGCGGATGAGTGTGATGGCATCGTAGTTGGTATCGCAAGGACTGGGTACCCGCGGAAGCGGAGGTCGTGTGGCGGGAAGATGCGTccgatggtgatgatgatgatggtgaaccTTAGTTGGGGTTGGAATGTGATGAGGTTCATCGGTTTCAGTTTCCCGTGGGTACGTGGGTTGTTCCTTGTAGACACGTCTCGTTGGGTAGGTTGTTCCGACGACGGTGGGTCTGTCCGGATAGTAAATGCGTCGCCGAGGAATTTCCGTTGTGGTTGTGACTACTGTGGGTTTTCTCGGGTAGGATGGATAATTTGGACCAAGGCCTTCCCAGGGATGACCATTCTGATCCTTCCGTGGATAGTATCGCTGAGTAGGTGGCCTCCGTGGGGCTGGAGTTGTTGTGGTTGTTGTAGTACTGGTCGGTGGAGGGGTGTGACGTTCGGGATTTCGTCCATAAGTTTTCTTTTTCGGACCGTAAATACCTTGAATTCCAAGGCGGTCATCCTCGGGGATAGAATCCTTCCCACGATAGGAAATGTGATGCCAAGGAAACATAATCGCTTCCTTCACGGATGAGTGTCCAAGTCCTAGCGAGTGTCCAAACTCGTGGACAGCGACATCGAAAAGTCGGGTGCCTAGAATTGAAGACCATAATTAACCCTCATGTTTACTGATATTTCTATCGGCTTACCATCGGTCCCTAGTGGCTCATTCAGCAACCATTTTTCTTCTTCGTCAAAATGCGCATCACCGCCGATTCCCGTCCCCGGATAGAACGCGTGGGCTAGAATTTTGCCGGGCCCATCGAATTTGTATCCATCACCGTGGAATTGGCGCGCGAAAAGAACCTGTATATCCGCCTCGCTGCTGTATACCTCCCGGAAAGTAAGATTCGCATTCTGGGCCCACAAGTCCAACGCCTCGTGCAGCACCCGTCTGACCTGGCCGGCATCCAGATCGGTCATAGATTGATTTACCAAGCTGAAACGGAAGCGAGAACAACGGTGTTAAAAATATCGCTGCTATATTGGTATCAATAAAATGCGGAATGAATCTATTTAGAATTTTAAGCTGGAAATCAAACAGAGCAGtgtataaataaattaatggGGACCATGAGATATGCATTTGCCAGTAGAGTCAACTTTGAAAACATGCACTCCTGATGGGGGACACACGGTCTCACGTAACCCATTCGCTTAACGTTTGCTGAGCGAGCGGTGAAAGAGCGCAGTGACATAGAATGTTTGTGTATTTTGGAATTTGATCAATTTTCGATATGAGCTCTGAGGTGGGGACGCTATCCGTACACAGCCGTATGCACCGCCTGATGAGCGGACTTCTTTTGTATGGGGTCCGGATGCTTGTGCACCGGTGTCGGCATCGGGATGGGACGGGGCGGAGTTGTTTCAGGATTGGTAATTTAAGTGATGGAGACGAAATGAATCATGAAATTGTCGGTGGTATATGCTTTAACACGTTTTGTTTGCCTTGTGATGCGGCAAACTCGAGTGATGCTGTATGCGTCGATGGCATCGTTTGGAGCTTTAATTGGTTGTCATTGGACGATCGTTAGTATTTTTGGAAAAGAACAATGATGATGGTcggtttgaaatttgtttcgGTGGTGTGTTTGCCAGCTTTAATTGCTTAATAACATTCGAGTCGAACAAAAGGCTGTTCGGGGGCATTTCGATGTTTTTTATCTGGAGCATTGAATCATAATTTATTATATACATTGTGACGAATGAACattgtttggatgccattcggaAATGTGGATATGGGAAATCGTTTATCATTCGATGCGATTGGGAATGGCAAATAAATATGTTCTGATGAAGTAATCACTTTTATTTGGTGGGTGcttcatttttttcagattttttttgttctacgAGGGTTGCTCGATATATTTTGATGTGATAGTAAAAATACATATGAGCTATTCAAAATAGCTTCGAAGATTTTTTGAAATGTGATTTTGAAGGCATCAACCGCGTCTTTAGGCAAGGAAAACCTTTGGAgcacgtgatttgtttttggtgTAGGGGAATCAGAAGAAGTCTGTGGACTGAATTGAGACAGTAAGGTAGATGATCAATCAATTCGATGTTTTGAGTGTCCACTAAGTCAGTTGTTCGAATGCTGGTCGGGTGAAACTCGCGTTGTTATGATAGAAAATGGAGAAAAAAGATAAATGGTGACTTTTTTCCcataatttttcaatcacttataACAATTAGAGGGTTATGCGTCATCAACAGAACGGGCGAACTCATGttgacctttttttttcaaagatacgtGTAagctaaagtgaccagatggtcagaggtctaacgcgggacacaaaaaaaacaaatcgttatgtatatacgttatgtgaacataaatcatagtttagcgagtctcatttattcgtgaaactcttaacatgtgtccttgcaattaaacctgatctgaGTTATTTCTTCCTAAGTATCggaactcagttgtgattttttggtggtttagattttgctcatgcctgaaaatcactcgctcagtcAGACTATTTAAGCCTGgaaagcacgattcaaattctataattttcttcaaattaccaaattggaagctcgaaaattccaatccatttttcatcgattttagtgctaacgtatgcattaaaaaatcaactaatttcggatggctattaaaaaaactacaaaatataatttaatggaacaaattttgctgaaatcctacgtttattaagcctataATAAAATGGATTTAAGGCTGTTGACGCAGCcttgcactgtcaagcaacttgatgattttttcatactgccaGCTCCACTCTACAGCAAAGGAGTTGAACATCCTGAAGCattttgtgtccgccagatatagccgatctggtatttacaacatcctctccctgcCACTtgttaagccgggagatcgaagaaACTGAccaaacggtgaaggagaatctggccaaaatggacatttttatgtggaAAGGTCAGacctttccggcgaaagaattgaaaaacttctcttcgtgctcataatgaaagacgagacgtacttgatactagaattcaacgaatgacaggggaccgggtactttacgttccccaggtaagcgatgacgttgaatatatcacccacatcaagttctcgaagaaggtccttctctgacagatgtCAAAGTCGGtcttctttcgagtcacatggtgaacggggagatatacagtacgaagtgcttgccggaagttgcgaaggtgatgtggtctttatgccgaacctgggatcagcccattatgccaaaagatcactggaggatggatcggctggagataaatatcgtcgcccgatagaaaacttttgggcgaaggCCAAAATGGAGAGGCAGCTGACCacccacgaaaaggtaaaagaacacgccgacattcattttttcatcggccatggttgaggttccggccaacttccgtaaggccgcccagtgcttcatttacgatacttcatcaaacaattctacgatacttcatcaaacaattctgctagaggaccaaagatgaacttttcgtctgactcacgttggtccctgcggatcaataggagaCTTTTATAAAACCATTTTcccattttgttgctgtcgtttccagttgacactctctaaaaaAAATGTCCACTGTTGGTGCGATGTAACCAGCTCAACTTATTAACACGTTGGACGCCCaaagtttttgagtttcttgcagagcccaacttgcgattaaattattaaacgAAGATTAAACTTAGTTTATatataacttttacatgatctagcaatgtttgttttcaattgaagacgatttgatgacaataacacatgccaaagttatAGTTTAgaggttttgcaaaaaactgcagtacaaaccatccgtactataaattaatgaaaagtgtagtataaacagtataatattatggttatgattttattatttttcttcatatcctatagttacatttaggtgctcattctatcaaattccttctaaaaatcctactcaatttgagcgaggaaagtgtcacccatatctgggtgacggggcgtcgaaagtgttaatctTTGAATGATTTGGAAGCTTGAAcggtctgccaaataaaagttttttttttgaggttcgtCCATTTAAGACAATCAACGTGATCAAATCGTAATATTggaatacaggaaaacctgtttttgtgcggttgctttttatgcgatttttcatttgtgtgactgtttaggtgcgattagtttgtgtgattcaagacccaATGTCATAATGAAATCGCACAAACGAGAAATCACCCAAAAAGGgtccgcacaaaaacaggtttggctgtatattgatatcgcgggacattttcgcttcttttgccaaatgcgggacgtttcgcgggacgcaatcttacgcgggacattttgttgaaatgcgggactgtcccgcgtaacgcgggacgtctggtcagtttagtgTAAGCATTTGTCTCGAAGTGATATGCGCGCGAACAAGTTTTGTTAGATTTGGGTCGTATTGAGCACTGTTGTTTAGTTTTTCGGGCTCATATGTGAATATCCATGATACAACGCCTGCATGATCTCAATGCCATCTTGTTTAGCACCTAGATTGAATTTTCTCAACGTTCTTGTCTGTTTTCGTTTAATTGTGCGATATTCATCGCGAAACATGTAATATTGATGGTATTTAAGTGGAGCTAAAGTCCAGTATGTGCTAACCCGTCAAACAACCACACACAACACTCAATTCCTTAAAAAACGACATCCACCTCTCTCTGAATGTGGCAATCAATACGCTCTAACTGTCATTCTAACTACACACTAAATCTAGGATACCACATCCTCCCTCATTAAAATATAACGATACCAGAAAGGAtcgtacaaaaaaaatctcattcatTCATCAGCTTTCTTCTGATTTTCCACGTGTCATGGCGCTTTGTGATATGTTCTCCGTTATCTGGTAATGCACCTTCAGACGAACAGGGTTTCTTAGGTGTTTTGtgtcaaaatggccgccagatCATTATGTTGATTCTGGAACTCCCTCCTGggctgtttgaatgaaaatgagaataaatataaaaaatggaaaaaaaactaacatcgcccacataattatttttcaaaagaaaaaatcctagttttttttacattatcCTCGTCTACCGAATTGCTTGATTTCTAGATTCCATCCGTATATAATCGAGGTGTCTACCATTCATCTTAAATCGTTCAAGATTATTCTTAACTACATCGTTCATAATAAAGTTTCATCGCAATCTTCCATACAGAACGTTTGATCAGCGCTTGAATGAATTCTTCCTTTCGCTGCTCTAACTCCGGCTTGCGGATGTTTTGGGGCCAATTGTCTTCAGATGGCTTGAGCAGCCACGAGCCCGACGGCCATTTCGATGCCGCTTTTTCCTGCTTAACCTCTAGCACTTTTGTTTCTTCCGCAACACTATGCGATGTATCGACTTCCACTAAAGTTGTTCCTGGCCTTTCTCCATTCTCAACGCTTTCCAATTCCTCATTTGACACCTCCGGAGACGAAATATCACTCACCCGCCAAAATCCGCTCATCTTTACCGAAATTTAACAATGAATGTTGTAAACTGGTATCAGTGCATggaatttaaaatttgttttgacgtCAACGTCATTTATGTTGGTTCCATTTCATCAGCGGGCTGCgtggctgtttttttttcaaatatttaattatttcaatcaatttatttttaatgtttgttcttttcttttatCCATGCacttttatttgtttgttttaaatatTCGACTACATAAATACATTTTATGTATATGCTGGTCTTGGGCATTTTTCCGACTCGGCTGTTCCATGAGCCTTATTCGGcgaattttgtttgttttattttattcatttatttttagtaTAAGTTGGCCTTGGGCTTAACACAACTCAAATGTTGTGGCCCGGAGTTATACTCGACTCAAAACTTTTAGTACAAGTTGGCCTTGGGCTGAACCCGACTCAACTGAACCGAAACTCGATGTACAACTTTTCTGTACAAGTTGGCCTTGGGCTTAACACGACTCAACTGTTTTTCTGTTTCACGTTCCTAGCAACCTTTCTCGTCGGTCGCATTAGTACCTTCAAGGCTCTTAGTGTCGGTGTATGATGTGGGAAAATAGTCTACAATCATGCAATGCCACTGCCTTCGAGGACTGAGAATACAACTACTTTCTGGGCCTTCGCACCAGATAGATAATGGAAACAATACAACTGTCACCCGTCAAGAAAAAATAACCAACAGTTGCAAGATTTTATGAGAAACCTGACTCGAATCAACATGAAACCGTGAGTACCTTGAACATTGCTCTGTTTCATCCATATCAAATTAACACAGAACCCAAATAATGACGACACAATATGTTGCCTACCAATACCAAAATATATCGTCTACTACTCCACCTCGATATATATCTGATTGGTTTCATCTGtttctctaagggtgggtttagactagtgatatattcatgtgaagaaatatgatgagatttatagaaatcgcatcaaccgtttacactagcgtgaacttataaaatgaatatattcatattttcggtgaatttattcacctcaagtagaactgcatccaattttaatgatttctcaccagtgagaaattcacaagcgtttacatatgctgaatttattcaagttatatacacctcgaataagtgtatcatatttattctcacccgtttacacctattttcaagtgaataaatccatctatagctatagacctccctaatgtaaacccgccataagccagaaaaaaatataaaatatattcacATTCTTCTCTTTTTATTACTCACCAGTCTGAGAATTTGATTAAATTCATTCTCCTATCCACTGAATCTTgtatggcaggatcgccaatgtgataaCCCGCCAAACAACCACACACAACACTCAATTCCTCAAAAATCGACCTCCATCTCTCTATGAATGTAGTAATCAATACACTTGAACTGTCATTCCAACTACACACTAAATCTAGGATACCACACAGTAATGTGTCAATTTCTCGATACATTACATGGGGATTCTGTTACCTACTTAAAAACAACATTCTTTCTCAGTGGCGTCGACTGAAGCTTTtgcacccggggcggaagagtTGATTTGCATCCCTCTTTCCACCAGAAAAGTAGAAACATTTGCACCCAGGGAATAGTCTGCGGtccattttgataatttgtattTCAATAGAAAAAGAATTTTCAATGGTAAGTTTGAAATGCTATTACAATTTCCCGATTCGATTACGATTTCCGCAAAATGcttaatttgatgaaaaattggaagtattTCCGTTTTTCATACTTTTGTTCGGTATATTTTGTGCCCCCACGCCGTCTATAACTTGCAACTAATGTACCGGCGGGACTCAATATTGATATACTATTCtcctttttcttctttctttattTCACTAAGAACTCGAAAGTTCCTTCGTCTCTATTCGAAAAGCCGAAGTCTTAGCGATAAGGGAAATACTGCAACTTAAGTCAGCGAGTAGTTTACAGcgtttttcaaggctagagggaAGTAATCGAAGCAAAATTGTAGTTAAGCGGTGAGCTAAACGGTAGCTTTTTTGTTCTCACTCGGACTCGCACGCCAGGGGAGGATTGCCCTGAACAGACTCATCATTGGATTTCAGATGTTTTacaccttttgacgtagaactacgtctttcattaagggtgtcgaatcagaaaacaggtcacgtttttatgaaataaagttaacgttaataaccattttTGCCGCGAAGGGATTTTGAcggtttacataccaaacgaatcggaaattctctaagatttgttttttattatatatattacaatcccctggtgtgtaaattgtttaaattgatgaaaactagaagcatttccattttcccatacatttgccatttgtgagcttccctaccaatgccgtcaataatgagcaacttatcgacgatcaacgaaggggaatgatttaaagtctcagtgaacaaagaagaaaagaagaagaatcgctctagatacgaagcaatgaacatcacttgttcttccttgttttgcgtcatcatatgtcttcgtttcggattgagctgtggacgcgaccaaattacttactcgctgatgtctttggctttgcaatcattacatcaaactaacgccattccattaaagttctgaactacacgattgtgtggggaatcatcaacctaggctatcatcggctcaccaagaaaataattgttcaggaattttgtgtgtgatttggtttcgtatGACAGTAACGAAATCTCCACCaaagatgacagctaagctcatcgagactttttagcacgctccctgatatcctgacgaatactcaatttatcctgatttttctgaaatgatcctgatttttccagatttttttaactttgaattattcgtaataaatatactggtttccatgtcaaagttttctgtcatataaacggaaaaatataaaagtctggcgaaacactagcattcccgcttatgcgaggattcataccatgcttattaattcttttacatatccgatcgtcgcccgaaggaagatataatctgtttctggtggaatttggaatggattctgtattacgAGGTACTACCAAGCAATCTGTTTCTCActtgcagcagttttcgacgaagaagcaaacatgttctgggaggatagaatgtttaagctgtgtgaaagatggcgaaagattgtgaaacagaactatggatataaatataaattataatggtttgattgaaaatgatgtttttgttttcccaaaatcggcattaacttttcggacaacccaatatgagctatcctgatttatccagatttttattttcattcttccttaattttttcaaattatagttggcaaccctgtctGTGTGTGCATGTGAGCGGTGTACCTGTGAAAGGaagtttatgtttgcgtgttgaagatgacgtCGACGTTGACTGTtgacgtttgcgtgtgcatttgtatgtcCACTTCCATTGTCTTACTCCACATGCGTCGCTCTGAGGCTAAGacattatctccctctcgctcaaatcctatctgctcactataaaactttattttcttttttcattcttttcatGGATATCTCCTAACACTATCATTCCCAATCGTATTTTGGGATTCCATGCCATTTCCGGTCTTTTAGAGCCGTTTTTAACGAATCGGAAGTCATTATCTTCGATTCCAAAATGACATCGGAGTACGATATTTGACTTGCGCTGGTTAAACCCTTTCACTCAATATCAATATCGTatgggttttccatatttttattgtcatttaatactattatcagcaaacccgaagtcgaaacaagattatattctatattctggaatctacgttcacCTATTGTAGACAAATCGTAGAATAAAGTTTATTTGTTGGTTTTGTAgagtatttgactgacaacagGCCAACCTAACTATAtcatattctccaactgatgattcttgtagaaAGTTTCCtcaattttactataaaatcgtttaattttgtgtgatttatacatgaaaacgcgaaaaaaagtgtttgtagtgaatCAAAatattgtcacgtcacgctgaaaTGAATCGTCACAAAATtcattttgtgacgtggcaacaACTTCTTGAGACAACTCATACTTCTCTATTTGTGGAATCTATCTTTAGAAACCAGATTTTCGCGGGAATCTATCTTTAGAAACCAGATCTTCGCGGTTCGGCAGGTTCTGCAGAAACGCCGCGGATACAACGTGCCCACGCATTATTTGTTCGTTGACTTCAAATCAGCATATAGCCCTAATGCGCGACTAGGGTTGCGATGGGCTTTCGTGTTTGTTATCAAACGCTTTGGTACTGGTAAGGAGTAGAGaagggcaaaccgttcatgaactgttcaaaaaaactagttcaccaaaaagagtgaacgaacggtcgttcttttttactgggcaacagttcacatGAATTGCTTactcagttcagaacgaactgtgtacgaagaccgctggctgaacagtgtacacccaggttttttttacgcgggggatacgtacctcgtaaaaaaaccgcgttaattggaaaatccccATAAAAAACCgcgctaattggaaaatccgcgtaaaaaaagccgAAAATACAGTGCATGGTGATCGGTGTATAAAAGGAAGGCGAGCGAACGAGTGATAGACGAATGctgctgcaaggtaaatagtcctcaaattaataaatggaaacaaacgatagccccatgaaataacaaaaataagatgtcGGTATGGTCGTCGGAAGACGCTTAGATCTAATAAAGCTCGCCGTCGCACGAAGCTAGTCATCTAGGAAACACTGATTAGATAGATAGTTCTTTGCGGCCACGAGTCCTGTATCATACTCGCAGAGGGCGGATGGACCTGGTTCGACTGGCTTAACCCATGCTGTTTGTGATTATCGTAGAAATCCAATCCATCATTGATAATTTGATGTAAATATTTGTTTCGtacttttgaattatttttcgatACATCAACACTGCGCAAACATTTTCCTGTTTTTCTATATCTCTTTCTTACTTCTTAACTGTATGGTAGCCAACTACAAACCCAACTTgtatcttgatttttttccatatcaaaACCATTGCTTTTGATTCGCTCAAACCACTTTTAAATCATCGTTACCGATGGAGTATTTTCTTTGCCAGATTCGACGAGGACCATCATTTCCAATAAATAACGTAAAGCTTGTGCAAAtcggaaaaaatcgaaaatataacATATTCCAAGAAGGGGCTCACTCCTTCATGGAGAAAACTTGGCGTGCCAAGGCTAAGCAAATTCCGCTTGACTTTCATGGTAGAAAATCGGTTAGGTTGAGCCAATTCCGTTTGTGTGCGATAAGTTTTTCAAAACTTCCAACAACCtcgtaaaattagaaaaaaagtgTCGGGAATTAATTCCTATATAGAATCTCTCACGTTAATTGACTTTTCCTGCAGGAGAAACGGCAATTACGCAACCACGCCGAACGTTGCCGGGGCTCATTTCAAATTTTCCATCCCCTGGCCAACGCATCACCGCACCAGGACCAGGAAGTGCCGACAAACGAGCGtaat
The Toxorhynchites rutilus septentrionalis strain SRP chromosome 2, ASM2978413v1, whole genome shotgun sequence genome window above contains:
- the LOC129771832 gene encoding matrix metalloproteinase-2 isoform X4; translated protein: MKSLVNQSMTDLDAGQVRRVLHEALDLWAQNANLTFREVYSSEADIQVLFARQFHGDGYKFDGPGKILAHAFYPGTGIGGDAHFDEEEKWLLNEPLGTDGTRLFDVAVHEFGHSLGLGHSSVKEAIMFPWHHISYRGKDSIPEDDRLGIQGIYGPKKKTYGRNPERHTPPPTSTTTTTTTPAPRRPPTQRYYPRKDQNGHPWEGLGPNYPSYPRKPTVVTTTTEIPRRRIYYPDRPTVVGTTYPTRRVYKEQPTYPRETETDEPHHIPTPTKVHHHHHHHRTHLPATRPPLPRVPSPCDTNYDAITLIRNELFIFKDRYLWRIFENDVQHRPPTEIERMFFGLPKDFERIDSVYENKHQKIVFFIGKQYYVFNSQHLEPGYPKPLTHLGLPESIDRIDAALVWSYNNRTYLYSGRLYWRFDEEANHVELDYPRDMSMWKGIGYNIDSAFQYRDGKTYFFKGKGYWRFNDLRMSVDHADPLPSAHEWMKCQRLPKQREPIVDVTTEDQQHVSGATRVMVASHHWPLTLFMLLALVSLKTTLLGIH
- the LOC129771832 gene encoding matrix metalloproteinase-2 isoform X1, which gives rise to MFNKHYHSNDVQVRIDDISSLEIQLTTIICYQLNTSLVNQSMTDLDAGQVRRVLHEALDLWAQNANLTFREVYSSEADIQVLFARQFHGDGYKFDGPGKILAHAFYPGTGIGGDAHFDEEEKWLLNEPLGTDGTRLFDVAVHEFGHSLGLGHSSVKEAIMFPWHHISYRGKDSIPEDDRLGIQGIYGPKKKTYGRNPERHTPPPTSTTTTTTTPAPRRPPTQRYYPRKDQNGHPWEGLGPNYPSYPRKPTVVTTTTEIPRRRIYYPDRPTVVGTTYPTRRVYKEQPTYPRETETDEPHHIPTPTKVHHHHHHHRTHLPATRPPLPRVPSPCDTNYDAITLIRNELFIFKDRYLWRIFENDVQHRPPTEIERMFFGLPKDFERIDSVYENKHQKIVFFIGKQYYVFNSQHLEPGYPKPLTHLGLPESIDRIDAALVWSYNNRTYLYSGRLYWRFDEEANHVELDYPRDMSMWKGIGYNIDSAFQYRDGKTYFFKGKGYWRFNDLRMSVDHADPLPSAHEWMKCQRLPKQREPIVDVTTEDQQHVSGATRVMVASHHWPLTLFMLLALVSLKTTLLGIH
- the LOC129771832 gene encoding matrix metalloproteinase-2 isoform X5, with protein sequence MTDLDAGQVRRVLHEALDLWAQNANLTFREVYSSEADIQVLFARQFHGDGYKFDGPGKILAHAFYPGTGIGGDAHFDEEEKWLLNEPLGTDGTRLFDVAVHEFGHSLGLGHSSVKEAIMFPWHHISYRGKDSIPEDDRLGIQGIYGPKKKTYGRNPERHTPPPTSTTTTTTTPAPRRPPTQRYYPRKDQNGHPWEGLGPNYPSYPRKPTVVTTTTEIPRRRIYYPDRPTVVGTTYPTRRVYKEQPTYPRETETDEPHHIPTPTKVHHHHHHHRTHLPATRPPLPRVPSPCDTNYDAITLIRNELFIFKDRYLWRIFENDVQHRPPTEIERMFFGLPKDFERIDSVYENKHQKIVFFIGKQYYVFNSQHLEPGYPKPLTHLGLPESIDRIDAALVWSYNNRTYLYSGRLYWRFDEEANHVELDYPRDMSMWKGIGYNIDSAFQYRDGKTYFFKGKGYWRFNDLRMSVDHADPLPSAHEWMKCQRLPKQREPIVDVTTEDQQHVSGATRVMVASHHWPLTLFMLLALVSLKTTLLGIH
- the LOC129771832 gene encoding matrix metalloproteinase-2 isoform X3 — translated: MGNSLVNQSMTDLDAGQVRRVLHEALDLWAQNANLTFREVYSSEADIQVLFARQFHGDGYKFDGPGKILAHAFYPGTGIGGDAHFDEEEKWLLNEPLGTDGTRLFDVAVHEFGHSLGLGHSSVKEAIMFPWHHISYRGKDSIPEDDRLGIQGIYGPKKKTYGRNPERHTPPPTSTTTTTTTPAPRRPPTQRYYPRKDQNGHPWEGLGPNYPSYPRKPTVVTTTTEIPRRRIYYPDRPTVVGTTYPTRRVYKEQPTYPRETETDEPHHIPTPTKVHHHHHHHRTHLPATRPPLPRVPSPCDTNYDAITLIRNELFIFKDRYLWRIFENDVQHRPPTEIERMFFGLPKDFERIDSVYENKHQKIVFFIGKQYYVFNSQHLEPGYPKPLTHLGLPESIDRIDAALVWSYNNRTYLYSGRLYWRFDEEANHVELDYPRDMSMWKGIGYNIDSAFQYRDGKTYFFKGKGYWRFNDLRMSVDHADPLPSAHEWMKCQRLPKQREPIVDVTTEDQQHVSGATRVMVASHHWPLTLFMLLALVSLKTTLLGIH
- the LOC129771832 gene encoding matrix metalloproteinase-2 isoform X2, which translates into the protein MYVQQALSFKRRSSKLLSFDLRSLVNQSMTDLDAGQVRRVLHEALDLWAQNANLTFREVYSSEADIQVLFARQFHGDGYKFDGPGKILAHAFYPGTGIGGDAHFDEEEKWLLNEPLGTDGTRLFDVAVHEFGHSLGLGHSSVKEAIMFPWHHISYRGKDSIPEDDRLGIQGIYGPKKKTYGRNPERHTPPPTSTTTTTTTPAPRRPPTQRYYPRKDQNGHPWEGLGPNYPSYPRKPTVVTTTTEIPRRRIYYPDRPTVVGTTYPTRRVYKEQPTYPRETETDEPHHIPTPTKVHHHHHHHRTHLPATRPPLPRVPSPCDTNYDAITLIRNELFIFKDRYLWRIFENDVQHRPPTEIERMFFGLPKDFERIDSVYENKHQKIVFFIGKQYYVFNSQHLEPGYPKPLTHLGLPESIDRIDAALVWSYNNRTYLYSGRLYWRFDEEANHVELDYPRDMSMWKGIGYNIDSAFQYRDGKTYFFKGKGYWRFNDLRMSVDHADPLPSAHEWMKCQRLPKQREPIVDVTTEDQQHVSGATRVMVASHHWPLTLFMLLALVSLKTTLLGIH